One stretch of Ipomoea triloba cultivar NCNSP0323 chromosome 8, ASM357664v1 DNA includes these proteins:
- the LOC116027380 gene encoding ATP-dependent Clp protease ATP-binding subunit ClpA homolog CD4B, chloroplastic-like: protein MARAIVQSTSFPSSVAGQRIGQFKGPEKGRTVKMMCSLQTTSSRLRAFTGLRGCNALDTITRPRHTTLHSKVAAVTFIRKERGSRFVVKAMFERFTEKAIKVIMLAQEEARRLGHNHVGTEQILLGLIAEGTGIAAKVLKSTGINLKDARIEVEKITGRGSGFVAIEIPFTPRAKRVLELSLEEARQLGHNYIGAEHLLLGLLREGEGVAARVLENLGADPGNIHTQVIRMVGESAEVVGASVGGGSSGQKMPTLEEYGTNLTKLAEEGKLDPVVGRQEQVERVTQILGRRTKNNPCLIGEPGVGKTAIAEGLAQRIANGDVPETIAGKKVITLDMGLLVAGTKYRGEFEERLKKLMDEIKQSDDIILFIDEVHTLIGAGAAEGAIDAANILKPALARGELQCIGATTLDEYRKHIEKDPALERRFQPVKVPEPTVSEAIQILRGLRERYEIHHKLCYTDDSLVAAAELSHQYISDRFLPDKAIDLIDEAGSRVRLRHAQLPEEARELEKELRKITKEKNEAVRCQEFEKAGELRDREMDLKVQISALIDKSKEMSKAETEAGDAEGPVVTEADIQHIVALWTGIPVAKVSTDESSRLLKMEETLHKRVIGQDEAVKAISRAIRRARVGLKNPDRPIASFIFSGPTGVGKSELAKALATYYFGSEEAMIRLDMSEFMERHTVSKLIGSPPGYVGYTEGGQLTEAVRRRPYTLVLFDEIEKAHPDVFNMMLQILEDGRLTDSKGRTVDFKNTLLIMTSNVGSSVIEKGGRRIGFDLGYDEKDSSYNRIKSLVTEELKQYFRPEFLNRLDDMIVFRQLTKLEVKDIADIMLKEVFQRLKGKEIELQVTERFRDRVVEEGYNPSYGARPLRRAIMRLLEDSMAEKMLAREIKEGDSVIVDVDSDGNVTVLNGSSGGAPPPAPASELIPV, encoded by the exons ATGGCTAGAGCTATAGTTCAGTCAACTAGCTTCCCTTCTTCGGTTGCTGGTCAAAGGATTGGACAATTTAAAGGACCTGAAAAAGGGAGGACAGTTAAAATGATGTGCAGTTTACAGACAACTTCTTCAAGGCTTAGAGCTTTCACAGGACTAAGGGGATGCAATGCTTTAGATACAATAACTAGACCTAGGCACACCACACTCCATTCCAAGGTGGCAGCAGTGACCTTTATTAGAAAAGAAAGAGGTAGCCGGTTTGTAGTTAAAGCTATGTTTGAGCGCTTCACAGAAAAAGCTATAAAAGTTATTATGCTTGCCCAAGAGGAGGCTAGGCGTCTTGGGCACAATCATGTTGGAACGGAACAGATTCTCTTGGGTCTCATTGCCGAGGGAACTGGGATTGCTGCTAAGGTTCTTAAATCCACGGGCATTAACTTAAAAGATGCTCGTATTGAGGTGGAGAAGATAACTGGAAGGGGGAGTGGGTTTGTTGCTATTGAGATCCCTTTTACTCCTCGGGCAAAGCGTGTCTTGGAACTTTCTCTTGAGGAAGCTCGACAACTAG GCCATAATTATATTGGAGCAGAGCATTTGCTGCTTGGGTTGCTTCGTGAAGGTGAAGGTGTGGCTGCTCGTGTCCTTGAAAACTTGGGTGCTGACCCAGGTAACATTCATACGCAG gTCATTCGAATGGTTGGCGAGAGTGCAGAGGTTGTTGGTGCTAGTGTTGGAGGAGGAAGTTCAGGCCAAAAGATGCCTACATTAGAGGAATACGGCACCAACTTGACCAAGTTAGCTGAGGAG GGGAAACTAGATCCTGTGGTTGGAAGGCAGGAACAAGTTGAACGGGTCACTCAAATTTTGGGCCGACGTACAAAGAACAATCCTTGCCTTATTGGAGAACCGGGTGTTGGGAAAACAGCCATTGCTGAGGGTTTAGCTCAGCGAATTGCAAATGGTGATGTTCCTGAAACAATAGCAGGAAAGAAG GTTATAACCCTAGATATGGGCCTTCTTGTTGCTGGGACAAAATACCGTGGAGAGTTTGAGGAAAGGCTGAAAAAGCTAATGGATGAAATTAAACAAAGTGATGATATTATACTTTTCATCGACGAAGTGCACACATTGATTGGAGCAGGAGCAGCAGAGGGGGCAATCGATGCCGCAAACATTTTGAAACCTGCCCTAGCTCGGGGTGAACTTCAG TGTATTGGGGCTACTACACTTGATGAATACCGCAAGCATATAGAGAAGGATCCAGCATTAGAGAGAAGGTTTCAACCAGTTAAGGTCCCCGAACCAACTGTGAGTGAAGCAATACAGATTCTGAGAGGGCTTCGGGAGAGATACGAAATTCACCATAAGCTCTGCTACACTGATGATTCCCTCGTTGCTGCTGCTGAGCTTTCACACCAGTACATCAG TGATCGTTTTCTTCCTGATAAAGCAATTGACTTGATTGATGAGGCTGGCTCTCGTGTTAGACTTCGCCATGCACAG CTTCCGGAGGAAGCTAGAGAGCTTGAGAAAGAGCTAAGGAAGATAACAAAGGAGAAGAATGAAGCTGTCCGCTGTCAGGAATTTGAAAAG GCTGGGGAATTACGCGACAGAGAAATGGATCTTAAGGTGCAGATCTCGGCCCTAATAGACAAAAGCAAAGAGATGAGCAAGGCTGAGACTGAGGCTGGAGATGCGGAGGGTCCAGTTGTGACGGAAGCTGATATTCAGCACATTGTTGCCTTATGGACTGGTATCCCGGTTGCGAAGGTGTCGACAGATGAATCCTCCCGCCTCCTAAAAATGGAAGAAACGCTTCATAAGCGAGTTATTGGCCAAGATGAAGCTGTGAAGGCCATTAGTCGTGCGATTCGACGTGCTCGTGTTGGGCTCAAGAACCCCGATCGGCCTATTGCCAGCTTCATCTTTTCTGGTCCAACCGGTGTTGGGAAGTCAGAACTCGCTAAAGCACTGGCTACCTATTACTTTGGTTCTGAAGAAGCAATGATCCGGCTTGATATGAGCGAATTTATGGAAAGACACACGGTCTCAAAGCTCATTGGTTCTCCTCCTGGCTATGTTGGTTACACCGAGGGTGGTCAGTTGACCGAGGCTGTTCGCCGCAGACCTTACACACTCGTGCTCTTCGATGAGATAGAGAAGGCTCATCCCGATGTCTTCAACATGATGCTTCAAATTCTCGAGGATGGAAGGCTGACGGACAGTAAGGGTAGAACGGTAGACTTCAAGAACACACTTCTGATTATGACATCGAACGTGGGAAGTAGTGTGATAGAGAAGGGGGGCCGTCGCATTGGTTTCGATTTGGGTTATGACGAGAAGGATAGCAGTTACAACCGAATCAAGAGCTTGGTGACCGAGGAACTGAAACAATACTTTAGACCTGAATTCTTGAATAGATTGGATGACATGATTGTGTTCCGTCAGCTTACAAAACTCGAGGTTAAGGACATTGCCGACATTATGCTGAAGGAGGTCTTTCAGAGACTGAAAGGCAAGGAAATAGAGCTTCAGGTGACCGAGAGGTTCAGAGATAGAGTAGTTGAGGAAGGATATAACCCTAGCTATGGAGCACGGCCGCTAAGAAGAGCTATTATGAGGCTCCTGGAGGACAGCATGGCCGAGAAGATGCTCGCCCGGGAAATCAAAGAAGGCGACTCGGTTATTGTGGATGTTGATTCAGATGGCAACGTGACAGTCCTCAATGGCAGCAGCGGTGGTGCTCCTCCTCCTGCACCAGCTTCCGAACTAATCCCCGTTTAA